The following is a genomic window from Amycolatopsis cihanbeyliensis.
AGTCGGTGAAGGTGACAGCGGGAAAGGGCGGTTGTTCGTGGAGGTTCCGGCTACCGGCGCGCCGCGCGGCGAAGACGGCGAACACGCGGGAGCTGGGCGGGTGGCCCTCGACCGGGCGCGCCAGGACAGTTCACTGCGGGTGCTCCGGGCTCGTTGGCGCACCGCCAGTCTCGCCGCCGGCTGGCGCGCGCCAAGCGACTGGGCGTTGCCCGAGGTCGACGGCGTCTGCGCCGCCGTGCTGTCCGGCGGTGGGCCGGAGGACGCCCTCGCCGGGCTCGGCAGGGCACGGGCCGAGGCCGGTGCCGGGCTGGCCGAGACACTGACCGACCTGGCCGCGCTGCACGCGGTACTCGAGCAACCCGGTTCGGCCGATGGGTTCGTTGCCCCGGACGTGGACGCCACCCCGGCGCGGCTACTCAGAGTTACCGCGGTGGCCTGGGCGGACGTGGTATTCGAACAGCTCACCGTGGCCGAGGTGACCGACGCGCTCACCGGGCTGCCGACCGCGGCCTACCTGCGCACCAGGATGGCCGAGCTGTACCGCCAGGCCGCGCGGGACGGCGGAACCCCGGCCGACGGTTTCGTGCTGCTGGTGGTGTCCATGGACTTCGGGGAGGCGGCGGGCTGGTCCCGGTTGACCGGCATGATCCTGGCCGCGGACGCGCTGCGGCTGTGTTTCGACGGCGGGGAGAGCCTGGCCGCGATCGGGCCGTCGACGGTGGCGGCGTTGGTGCCGAGAGAGGACGGCGTCGCCAGCCGTGCGGTGTCCCTGCGCCGTGAGCTGACCGAGCGGCTGGCCATCGACCGGCAGTTGTCCGAGGTGGGCAGGCCGCGGATCAGCGCGGTACGGTTGCCCACCACCCACGAGGCGGCATGTGACCTGCTCGCACGCTTGTAGCGCCGCGGAGTTGGGGGCAAGTGCCGCCGATGATGTTGTTTCGTGATTTCCTGATGCGGTGAGCAAGCTAACCGCCCGGCCCGCGCAGCCTCGCCTTGCGCTGCGCGCCTCGCTCGGACGGCTCTCCATGCGCCCGCGGTCCATGGTGCTGCTCGTGGCCGTTCCGTTACTTACCGTTGTCGCCGGCGTCGTCGGCTGGCTGCTGGACTGGCGGCTCGGGGTGGACAGCGCGGTGTACCGCGCGGGCGCACTGACCCTGCTGCACGGCGAACCGCTGTACGAGGCCAACACCCTCGGCCCGGAGCCGTGGTGGGCGCTGCTGCCGTTCACCTACCCGCCGACCGCCGCGCTGCTGTTCGTGCCGCTGGCCGTGCTGCCGATCCAGGTGGCCTGGGGCGTGATCGCGGCGGTGTCGATCCTGGCCATGGCGCTGGTGATCAGGGTGGCCATCGGCGCGCTGCCGAGGCCGGCGGGCGACCTGTCGCGGTGGGCCTCGCCCGCCCGCGCGACGCTGATCTTCTCCCTGGTGTTCCTCGGGCTGGAGCCGGTGTGGCGCACGCTGTTCCTCGGGCAGATCAATCTGATCCTGATGGCGCTGGTGATGCTGGACGTGCTGGTGATCAGCGCGCGCGGTTCCCGCTCGGAAGACCACAGCGGCGCGAAGCGGCACCGTTTGGGCGGGGTGCTGGTCGGGGTGGCGACGGCGGTGAAGCTGACCCCGGCCGTGTTCATCGCGCACCTGCTGTTCACCGGCCGGTGGCGGGACGCGCTGCGCGCGGTCGGCACGTTCTGCGGGCTGCAGGCGCTCATGTTCGCGCTGGTTCCCGCTGACGCGGCCCGGTTCTGGACGCACACGCTGTTCGACACCGGCCGGATCGGCCCGATCCACTGGGCGGGCAACCAGTCACTGAACGGGTTGCTGAACCGGATCACCGATCTCGCGCCCTGGGCCTCGACCGTCGCGCTCGGCATCGGGGTGCTGCTGGCCGGCCCCGCGATCTGGCTGATGCTGCGGTTCCACCGGCGCGGCCAGTCGCTGGCGGCCTTGCTGGTGACGGCGTTCTACGTGCTGCTGGCCTCGCCGGTGTCCTGGTCGCACCACTGGGTGTGGGCGGTGCCGCTGATCGTGCTGCTGGTGTCCCGGCTGCCGCAGACCACGCCCGCCACGGCCTGGAAACACTGGCTCGCCGCGGGCGGGGTGATCGCGGTATTCCTCAGCTGCGTGCTGCTGGTACTGCCGAACGGGCGCAATATCGAGCTGCACTGGCAGTTCTGGCAGAACGTGCTCGGCAACGCCTACATCCTGGTGCCGCTGGTGCTGATCGCCGCGCTCGCCGCCCGGCACCTGTTGCGGCGCGCGCGGGCCCGGCGGGGGACGGCCGGACCGCCGGAGATCGAGAACCAGCACGACGAGCATGTCGACGCGACGCCTGCCCGCTGAGTTCCGGCCGGGTGGGCTGTCCCGCGGCAGGCTGTCGGTCGGCCTGCTGGTGGCGGTCGCGCTGGCGGTGGGGGTCCTCGCCTGGCTGACGGGCTGGCGGCTGGGTGCCGACGCCGAGGTGTACCGGGCGGGGGCGCTCACCTTCCTGCACGGCGACCCGCTGTACATCGCCGAGCGGCTGGCCACCCTGCCGTCCTGGGTCTCGCTGCCGTTCACCTACCCGCCGGCCGCGGCCCTGCTGTTCGTCCCGCTCGCCGCGCTGCCGCCGGGCCTGTGCTGGGGCCTGGTCACCGCGTCCTCGGTACTCGCGCTGACCCTGGTCGTCCGGAGCTGCCTGCGTACCGGTGCCCGGCGGCTACCGGGCGCCTTCGCGGTGGCCGGGCTGAGCCTGCTCGCGCTCGCGCTGGAGCCGGTGTGGAAGACGCTGTTCCTCGGTCAGGTCAACCTGCTGCTGATGGCGCTGGTGGTGCTGGATGTGCTGGTGCTCTGCGCCCGGGGCTCCAGGTGGTCCGGGGTGCTGGTCGGGGTGGCCGCCGCGGTGAAGCTGACCCCGTTGATCTTCCTGCCGCACCTGCTGTTCACCGGCAGGTGGCGGGCGGCGCTGCGCGGCCTCGGCACCTTCGCGGGCCTGCAGGGCCTGATGTTCCTCCTCATGCCGGCCGACGCCGGCCGGTACTGGGCCGAG
Proteins encoded in this region:
- a CDS encoding glycosyltransferase 87 family protein, translating into MRPRSMVLLVAVPLLTVVAGVVGWLLDWRLGVDSAVYRAGALTLLHGEPLYEANTLGPEPWWALLPFTYPPTAALLFVPLAVLPIQVAWGVIAAVSILAMALVIRVAIGALPRPAGDLSRWASPARATLIFSLVFLGLEPVWRTLFLGQINLILMALVMLDVLVISARGSRSEDHSGAKRHRLGGVLVGVATAVKLTPAVFIAHLLFTGRWRDALRAVGTFCGLQALMFALVPADAARFWTHTLFDTGRIGPIHWAGNQSLNGLLNRITDLAPWASTVALGIGVLLAGPAIWLMLRFHRRGQSLAALLVTAFYVLLASPVSWSHHWVWAVPLIVLLVSRLPQTTPATAWKHWLAAGGVIAVFLSCVLLVLPNGRNIELHWQFWQNVLGNAYILVPLVLIAALAARHLLRRARARRGTAGPPEIENQHDEHVDATPAR
- a CDS encoding glycosyltransferase 87 family protein, which translates into the protein MSTRRLPAEFRPGGLSRGRLSVGLLVAVALAVGVLAWLTGWRLGADAEVYRAGALTFLHGDPLYIAERLATLPSWVSLPFTYPPAAALLFVPLAALPPGLCWGLVTASSVLALTLVVRSCLRTGARRLPGAFAVAGLSLLALALEPVWKTLFLGQVNLLLMALVVLDVLVLCARGSRWSGVLVGVAAAVKLTPLIFLPHLLFTGRWRAALRGLGTFAGLQGLMFLLMPADAGRYWAEAASDPERVGAVHWIFNQSLNGMVSRATGLAPWSLGAAVGIAALLAVPAIWLVVRLHRRGETAAALLVTAFYALLASPVSWSHHWVWAVPLIVLLLTRGRTWWALAVTAFFASAVIMFVPNGGRAEFGWGPVAFVLGNAYVLAVVLGILGLAAREWHRDRALL
- a CDS encoding GGDEF domain-containing protein, translated to MEVPATGAPRGEDGEHAGAGRVALDRARQDSSLRVLRARWRTASLAAGWRAPSDWALPEVDGVCAAVLSGGGPEDALAGLGRARAEAGAGLAETLTDLAALHAVLEQPGSADGFVAPDVDATPARLLRVTAVAWADVVFEQLTVAEVTDALTGLPTAAYLRTRMAELYRQAARDGGTPADGFVLLVVSMDFGEAAGWSRLTGMILAADALRLCFDGGESLAAIGPSTVAALVPREDGVASRAVSLRRELTERLAIDRQLSEVGRPRISAVRLPTTHEAACDLLARL